The following is a genomic window from Mycolicibacterium sp. TY81.
ACCGTCGAACGGCTGCGGCCGGACATCGCGCTGGTGGACGTGAACCTGGGCGAGGAGAGCGGATTCGACCTTGTCGCCCAACTGAATTCCCATGCGGACACCGCCACCGTCATGGCCATCCTGACTTCCACCTTCACCGAACTGCCCGTCGCCGAGCTGACGGACTCGCCCCCGAGGTTTCTGCCGAAACTCGATCTGTCGGGCGACGCGATCCGCGCCCTCATCGCCTGACGGCCCGAGCCGCACCGGGCCGCGCCACACAGCCGAAACGGCCCGGCTCCCCACCAATGTCACCCCTCGATACCGCCTTCTCATCGAAAACCCTTGGAAGGCAGAAACACTGGTCTGGTGGAGCCGGGCCGGTGGCCGAACGCGCGATCAGAGAGGCTGATCCAGCGCGCCGGCAGACTGGTCGGCCTCGTCGCGGTCTGCGCCGGCGACAGGTGCCAGCGTTAACGCTCCGATGGCGGCGACAGCGGCCAGCCACGGGGCGAAGTGCTTGACGGCGATCTTCATGGTCGGCACGTCCTTTCAGGTCGGTGGCCGGTATTCCGGCGTGCTTCCATCGTCGGTTCTGACCTGCACGTTTGTCGCTCCCGCAGGCACCCGTTGTGCCCTTGCAGCTAGCGGGTACACGAAGACGATCCCTGACGTCGCCCACGAGGGCCGCGCGCCCATCGCGGTTGAAGCCAGGTACGCGCTGAGGCCGTCTGAAGTCCCTGAGTTCAGTAACCGACGGCAGATTGTCACCGTGATCGACGTCAGGGACGTCGTGCCTCTTCAACGGTCAGTACCAGCGGCCGAGCACCTGCCGCCGACGGGCACTCGCCACATGGCACGGGGTCGGACGCTGACTTATCATCAGCATCTGCGGCACACTACCGAGGCGGCGACAAGGTGGAACAGAAGCGGCACTACGTGGCCATCGGCCGCGGAGAAGGTCTGGTCGCCCGATTCGGTGACGTACTGGCATATATCGCCGACGGCGCCAGAGCCCGCCCACTACTGCGAGTGCTCAGCACCACCGTCCCGCCGGCGTTGCCGCAGGCGCTCGCCGCGCTCGCGTACGGTCCGGAATCCGACACGGTGCCGCACTTCGGTGCGCTGATACCGACCACCGACTGCCTGCATCTCATCGTGCGCGGCGAGGTGATCGCCGACGTCGAGGCGGGCGGCGGGCAGCGGCGCCTCGGCAGCGGCGGCCGGCCACTTGTCGACGAGCCGGTCGCACCCTGGTTCGACCGCATCACGATCTGTGGCACCACAACGACATTCATGCCCTGCGCGGACACCGATCTGATCGCCGGCGTGGTGCCCGGCGGCGGCTTCGTACTGCAGTCGAGCACGGCGCGGTCCGCCGCCCAGCAAGCACCACAGCCGGCGCCCGCGACCACGCGCGCGCGTCCCGTCACCGGCGTCCTCACTGCCGACGACGGGGCGGTGTACCCGTTGGACCGTGCGTACATCATCGGTCGCAACCCGATGATCGACCCCGCGGTGGTCAGCGGGGCGGCGTCGCCGATCAGCTTGCCCGACGACCCGCAGGTGTCGCGCGTCCACGCGTATGTCACCGTCACCGGCGGCCTGGTCCTGGTCCGCGACGCGCAGACCGTCGGCGGTACCCACATCGCGTCGCCGGGAGACCAGACCTGGACGCAGATCGGCGACCAGCCCGTCGAGTTGCTACCCGGCTGCTACCTGCGGATCGGTCAGAAGATCTTCACCTACCAGGTGCCGGCCCAGAGTCAGTAGGCGAGTTTGTCGGCGTCGGACAGGATGTCCCAGTTCCCCGTCCGCAGCGTCCCCAGTGCCACCGGACCGACACGTCGCTGCTCGCGGACCGCTTTCTGGGCGGCCGCGAGGTCGGCCGGATGGTGCCCCAGCACCGTCGCCCCGACCGCGCGGCCCTTCGACACCACCAGCCGGCGATAGGACGGCACCGCCGGCCGGTCGATGACCACCACCTCGTCACCCGGGCCAGGGTCCACCGGACCGATCGAAAACAGCTCCAGTTCAACGCCTTTGAGGATGGTCGGCGGGGTCTCGACCGGCACGGTCCGGTCGCCGCCGAGTGCGTTGACCGCCGCCGCCTCGGCCTGTTCGGTGGCCACCGGCCACAGGCCGAGCACCCGGCCGCCGTGCTCGGCCACGTCGCCCGCGGCGTAAACGCCGGGCACTCGGGTCTGCATGCGGTCGTCGACCAGTACGCCTTTGTTGACGGGAAGTCCTGCGTCCCTGGCCAATTCGATGTTTGGCCGGATACCGGTGGCGGTCAGGAACAGCTCGCACGACAGGATTCGGCCGTCCTTGAACCGCGCGCCCGTGACGGCCGGGTCGCCGCGCACCTCCGCGGTTTCCGCCTTGTGCGCGATGGTGATTCCGGCGCGGGCGAAATGCTCGGCCACCAGCTGCGAGCAGCGCGCGTCGATCTGCTTGCTCAACAGCCGGGTGCCGCGTTCGAGCACGGTCACGTGCAGCCCGAGCTGATGCAGGCAGTACGCCGCCTCGAGCCCCAGCAGCCCACCGCCGGCCACCACTGCGTGCCGGGCCCGCCGTTCCTGCACGTACGCGCGGATCCGCGTCGCGTCG
Proteins encoded in this region:
- a CDS encoding response regulator, with the translated sequence MTNGRSLRCVIVDDNADYLAAATALLQQGGIDVVGTARSLSDGMHTVERLRPDIALVDVNLGEESGFDLVAQLNSHADTATVMAILTSTFTELPVAELTDSPPRFLPKLDLSGDAIRALIA
- a CDS encoding FHA domain-containing protein; this encodes MEQKRHYVAIGRGEGLVARFGDVLAYIADGARARPLLRVLSTTVPPALPQALAALAYGPESDTVPHFGALIPTTDCLHLIVRGEVIADVEAGGGQRRLGSGGRPLVDEPVAPWFDRITICGTTTTFMPCADTDLIAGVVPGGGFVLQSSTARSAAQQAPQPAPATTRARPVTGVLTADDGAVYPLDRAYIIGRNPMIDPAVVSGAASPISLPDDPQVSRVHAYVTVTGGLVLVRDAQTVGGTHIASPGDQTWTQIGDQPVELLPGCYLRIGQKIFTYQVPAQSQ